One region of Haladaptatus cibarius D43 genomic DNA includes:
- the rtcA gene encoding RNA 3'-terminal phosphate cyclase, translated as MHSLDGSSGGGQLLRSAVSLSALSGEPFRMTGIRAGRSNPGLRPQHLAAVHAVARACNAELYGNTIGSEALTFRPKIADGGRFSIDVETAGSMVLVFDALLPLAVALGKPLLVTVTGGTDVRWSPTIDYFRHVKLPLCRRFGLLAGVDSSRTGYYPAGGGEATLWVAPSSLATIDLVERGELTGVRIYSKASTSLAEQNVAERQAETARERLGSAGHSVLERRTTYAKSNSTGSSLLVRGEYGEMGENYSVAGFDGLGEHGVPAEDIAKRVVGTFSAFQDGCGVVDEHMADQLLIFLALAGGRAAIPKITAHIETSLELLAAFGYDVSLVREPNPMLVGE; from the coding sequence ATGCACTCGCTCGACGGGTCGTCCGGCGGTGGGCAACTGCTTCGCTCCGCAGTGTCGCTTTCCGCCCTCTCCGGCGAACCGTTTCGAATGACCGGGATTCGAGCGGGTCGTTCGAATCCCGGCCTCAGGCCACAGCACCTCGCCGCCGTTCACGCCGTCGCTCGTGCCTGCAACGCGGAACTGTACGGAAATACAATCGGTTCCGAGGCACTGACGTTTCGACCGAAAATCGCCGACGGTGGTAGATTTTCGATTGACGTGGAAACGGCGGGAAGCATGGTGTTGGTTTTCGATGCACTGTTGCCACTCGCAGTGGCCCTCGGCAAACCCCTCTTAGTCACCGTCACTGGCGGCACAGACGTTCGGTGGTCGCCGACAATCGACTACTTCCGCCATGTGAAACTCCCGCTCTGTCGCCGATTCGGACTGCTTGCCGGTGTCGATAGTTCCCGAACCGGCTACTACCCAGCAGGTGGCGGAGAGGCAACGCTGTGGGTCGCACCGTCTTCACTTGCTACAATCGACCTCGTGGAACGCGGGGAACTCACCGGCGTCCGGATTTACTCGAAAGCATCAACGTCGCTCGCGGAGCAGAACGTCGCGGAACGGCAGGCGGAAACTGCACGCGAACGACTCGGTTCTGCGGGACACTCAGTTCTCGAACGTCGGACGACCTACGCAAAATCGAACTCCACTGGAAGCAGTCTGCTCGTCCGTGGCGAATACGGCGAGATGGGCGAGAACTATTCCGTCGCTGGATTCGACGGACTCGGCGAGCACGGTGTTCCCGCGGAGGACATCGCAAAACGCGTCGTCGGTACGTTTTCCGCGTTTCAGGACGGCTGTGGAGTCGTGGACGAGCACATGGCCGACCAACTGTTGATTTTCCTCGCGCTCGCGGGCGGGCGCGCGGCGATTCCGAAAATAACGGCGCACATCGAAACGAGTCTGGAACTGCTGGCCGCCTTCGGCTACGACGTTTCGCTGGTTCGTGAGCCGAATCCGATGCTGGTCGGCGAATAA
- a CDS encoding DUF7344 domain-containing protein, translated as MGSQTGEMKQVGEPLSRDVVFQILSNQRRRYALHYLRQHEQPVEIGELATQIAAWENDISIPEVGSQQRKRVYNTLQQAHLPKLDETGFMEYDPAHGNISLTDKAEKLTVYLEVVPDNDLPWSQYYFVLGCVSLALVTGAWLEAGPLGLVPDFGWALGLAVLVTLSGAINVYYHRNLHRGHTEVPERDR; from the coding sequence ATGGGAAGTCAAACGGGCGAGATGAAGCAGGTCGGCGAACCGCTGTCCAGAGACGTCGTGTTCCAAATATTGAGCAATCAACGACGGCGATACGCGCTTCATTATCTTCGCCAACACGAGCAACCGGTCGAAATCGGTGAGTTGGCGACCCAAATCGCGGCGTGGGAAAACGACATTTCCATTCCCGAAGTAGGTTCACAACAGCGAAAACGGGTGTATAACACACTTCAGCAGGCACATCTTCCGAAACTGGACGAAACTGGATTCATGGAGTACGACCCCGCTCATGGAAACATTTCGCTGACGGACAAGGCAGAGAAACTGACGGTGTATCTGGAGGTCGTTCCTGACAACGATCTGCCGTGGTCGCAGTACTACTTCGTCCTCGGTTGTGTCAGTCTGGCCCTCGTCACCGGCGCGTGGTTGGAGGCCGGGCCGCTCGGACTCGTTCCGGATTTCGGCTGGGCGCTTGGACTGGCGGTGTTAGTTACGCTCTCCGGCGCAATCAACGTCTATTATCATCGGAACCTCCACCGCGGCCACACCGAAGTTCCGGAACGGGACAGATAA
- a CDS encoding CAP domain-containing protein: protein MRSLVPPILVFAALLFFGAYFVGYPVPGGDTLDSFQGAEVIEVPEDNPEAVTEPTDPEFRRWAEFYIHRYVNEERTDHGLEPVEFDTALRDIARNHSEEMGRESYFSHVSPSGESPSDRYREADYHCLRGAGENIAYTYFDRRVRTENGTVVRYRTADELARGVVTQWMNSPSHRENMLSENWEREGIGVYYADSERVFATQNFC from the coding sequence ATGCGTTCGCTCGTCCCTCCAATCCTCGTCTTCGCGGCACTGTTGTTTTTCGGCGCGTACTTCGTCGGCTATCCGGTTCCCGGCGGGGACACGCTCGATTCGTTTCAAGGTGCGGAAGTCATCGAGGTTCCCGAGGACAATCCCGAGGCAGTGACAGAACCGACTGACCCCGAGTTTCGTCGGTGGGCCGAGTTCTACATCCATCGCTACGTGAACGAGGAGCGAACCGACCACGGGCTAGAACCCGTCGAGTTCGACACCGCACTCCGGGACATCGCGCGCAATCACAGCGAGGAGATGGGCCGCGAGAGCTACTTTTCACACGTCTCTCCCTCCGGTGAGAGTCCAAGTGACCGCTATCGGGAAGCCGATTATCACTGCCTTCGGGGTGCGGGCGAAAACATCGCTTACACCTACTTCGACCGCCGGGTGCGAACGGAAAACGGCACCGTCGTTCGCTATCGAACCGCCGACGAACTCGCACGCGGCGTCGTCACGCAGTGGATGAACTCGCCGAGCCACCGCGAAAATATGCTTTCTGAAAACTGGGAACGCGAGGGAATCGGCGTCTACTACGCCGACAGCGAGCGCGTCTTTGCCACACAGAACTTCTGTTAG
- a CDS encoding HVO_2922 family protein gives MSKATFELYQDAREEWRWRLVHDNGNIIADSGEGYERQATAEQGIESVQANASSSKIDILE, from the coding sequence ATGAGCAAAGCAACCTTCGAACTGTATCAGGACGCCCGTGAGGAATGGCGCTGGAGACTGGTTCACGACAACGGTAACATCATCGCGGACAGCGGAGAGGGATACGAACGGCAGGCAACCGCGGAGCAAGGAATCGAGAGCGTACAGGCGAATGCGTCGAGTTCCAAAATCGACATTCTGGAGTAG
- a CDS encoding ABC transporter permease, giving the protein MRRYIARRVLWTVFAAYLLLSSIFLVFAFAPDPGQETAGVMAALGGGSAEAAENAYAEARNYDKPILDRYIDWIVAYTTLDWGTDIQGEPVTDRLGDALPITLVYLVPAVVLSVVLGSAIGLYSAVHQHGYIDRLVTAITYPGLGLPSFWLASWASLLVLERIDIQASYFDDRYGLWSPENLPFMFLPMAVVTINLLAVQIRYTRSTSLEYVPAEFVKTLRSNGARASDVGRHVIRNAALPLVSLFFAETLTILFITLLVVETVFGLPGFGALAFQAIRARDAGLILATTMIPVFLGLAGNLLQDIAYAVLDPRVGYD; this is encoded by the coding sequence GTGCGCCGATATATCGCCCGTCGCGTTCTCTGGACGGTGTTTGCGGCGTACCTACTCCTTTCGTCCATCTTTCTCGTCTTTGCCTTCGCGCCTGACCCCGGACAGGAAACTGCCGGTGTCATGGCGGCATTGGGTGGCGGGTCGGCGGAAGCAGCCGAAAACGCCTATGCCGAGGCGAGAAACTACGACAAGCCGATTCTCGACCGATATATCGACTGGATAGTCGCCTACACGACGCTCGACTGGGGAACTGATATTCAAGGTGAACCAGTTACCGACCGCCTCGGAGACGCGCTCCCGATTACGCTCGTCTATCTCGTTCCGGCAGTCGTCCTGTCTGTCGTTTTAGGCTCCGCGATTGGACTGTATTCGGCAGTTCACCAACACGGCTACATCGACCGACTGGTTACCGCAATCACCTACCCCGGATTGGGGCTACCGAGTTTCTGGCTCGCGTCGTGGGCGTCCCTGCTCGTGCTCGAACGAATCGACATTCAGGCGTCGTACTTCGACGACCGGTACGGTCTTTGGTCGCCGGAAAACCTTCCCTTCATGTTCCTTCCGATGGCTGTGGTGACCATCAACCTGCTCGCGGTGCAGATTCGGTACACTCGTTCGACATCCCTCGAATACGTGCCCGCGGAGTTCGTGAAAACGCTTCGCTCGAACGGTGCCCGTGCGAGCGACGTTGGCCGTCACGTCATCCGCAACGCGGCGTTGCCACTCGTTTCGTTGTTTTTTGCGGAAACCCTTACAATCCTGTTTATCACGCTTCTCGTGGTCGAAACGGTGTTCGGTCTGCCCGGGTTCGGTGCCCTCGCGTTCCAAGCCATCAGAGCGAGGGATGCGGGTCTTATCTTAGCGACGACGATGATTCCCGTCTTCCTCGGACTGGCCGGGAATCTCCTCCAAGACATCGCCTACGCCGTTCTCGACCCACGAGTCGGGTACGACTGA